One window of Tepidanaerobacter acetatoxydans Re1 genomic DNA carries:
- a CDS encoding PTS system mannose/fructose/N-acetylgalactosamine-transporter subunit IIB, which yields MRNIVLVRIDDRLIHGQVVTSWVKQTNANRIIIVDDTLTKDVFMKRLLKAAAPSGISVNIFTTEDAVQFLKQDPDAGENIIILAKVPEVIEALIDGGVVLNKVILGGMGAKKGRSRFNKNVSASSEEVECIRRILEKGVPMYYQMVPSEKAVDVKKII from the coding sequence GTGAGAAATATTGTTTTAGTCAGAATAGATGATCGTCTTATTCATGGGCAAGTAGTAACTTCTTGGGTAAAGCAGACAAATGCAAATCGAATTATTATTGTTGATGACACACTCACAAAAGATGTATTTATGAAAAGATTGCTTAAAGCCGCTGCACCATCGGGAATTTCCGTTAATATATTTACCACTGAAGATGCCGTGCAGTTCTTAAAACAAGATCCAGATGCCGGAGAAAATATCATTATTCTTGCAAAAGTTCCTGAAGTCATAGAAGCGTTAATCGACGGCGGAGTTGTATTGAACAAAGTTATTCTTGGCGGAATGGGTGCAAAGAAAGGGAGGAGTAGGTTTAATAAAAACGTATCCGCCAGTTCAGAGGAGGTGGAATGCATAAGGCGTATACTTGAAAAAGGCGTACCGATGTATTACCAGATGGTTCCTAGTGAGAAAGCGGTTGATGTAAAAAAAATAATATAG
- a CDS encoding zinc-dependent alcohol dehydrogenase encodes MSEKMKAVAIVEKKKVELINLTKPMPKSNQVLIKIKACALCTHEQRVYLGISKMPLPFIGGHEIAGKIVQIGRDVDTQKYKIGSKVAVRILYKCGSCYYCRHGKENLCVETNTLLVNEQGISGIGGLSEYVVVDTSQIWVLPDDISLEKATLAEPVACVVNSFEKGNPGLGDDVVIIGGGIMGMLHLLCAKLRGTRVIMLEPVQERRKLAHELGCDITIDPMHTDPIRAVRNLTDGRGAEVVFNTTPISAVAEQAVQLTGSMGRCIMFSSQHPDKPINISPNWLHYSETVITGAVSPSVRSFDASVNLLTKNLINPEKLISGVFDYTEAGKAFEEAIKPDTFRIIVKFD; translated from the coding sequence ATGAGTGAAAAAATGAAAGCAGTTGCGATTGTTGAAAAGAAAAAAGTTGAGCTTATCAATCTAACTAAGCCAATGCCTAAATCAAATCAGGTTCTCATCAAAATCAAGGCTTGTGCTTTATGCACGCATGAGCAAAGAGTATACTTAGGTATTTCAAAAATGCCGTTGCCATTTATAGGGGGACATGAAATCGCAGGTAAAATCGTACAAATCGGCAGGGATGTTGATACCCAAAAATACAAGATTGGTTCAAAGGTTGCTGTAAGAATCTTATATAAATGCGGGTCATGCTATTATTGCCGCCATGGCAAAGAAAATCTCTGTGTTGAAACAAATACACTTTTAGTGAATGAACAGGGGATATCGGGCATTGGAGGTTTAAGCGAGTATGTTGTTGTAGATACCTCGCAAATATGGGTATTGCCTGATGACATTTCATTAGAGAAAGCCACATTAGCTGAGCCTGTGGCTTGCGTGGTAAACAGCTTTGAAAAGGGAAATCCGGGATTAGGTGATGATGTGGTCATCATCGGTGGCGGTATCATGGGTATGCTGCATTTGCTTTGTGCAAAGCTGCGGGGTACTCGTGTCATAATGCTGGAACCCGTCCAAGAGCGCAGAAAATTAGCACACGAATTAGGCTGCGATATTACAATAGACCCTATGCATACAGACCCGATACGAGCGGTAAGAAATCTGACTGATGGAAGAGGGGCTGAAGTTGTGTTTAATACAACACCGATTTCAGCAGTGGCTGAGCAGGCAGTGCAATTAACAGGAAGTATGGGGCGGTGTATTATGTTTAGCTCCCAACATCCGGATAAACCTATCAATATAAGTCCAAATTGGCTTCACTATTCGGAAACAGTTATCACAGGAGCTGTAAGTCCCAGTGTGCGTTCTTTTGATGCTTCTGTTAATTTATTGACAAAAAATCTTATCAATCCGGAAAAGCTCATATCAGGAGTATTTGATTATACAGAGGCTGGCAAAGCATTTGAAGAAGCTATTAAGCCTGATACGTTCCGTATTATTGTCAAATTTGATTAA
- a CDS encoding DEAD/DEAH box helicase: MSQMKFEELNLSKELLRAINDMGFEEATPIQSQAIPYIYEGRDVIGQAQTGTGKTAAFGLPILDMIDTDDKNQQAIILCPTRELAIQVAEELKALSKYKEGMKILPVYGGQPIERQIHALKRGVQIIIGTPGRVMDHMRRHTLKLQNTKIVVLDEADEMLDMGFREDIEKILEDTPKARQTLMFSATIPKPILELAERYLNNPQLIKVVHKELTVPSVEQYYFEVKERDKVEALSRLIDFYNPNLALVFCNTKKRVDELMEQLQARGYSADGLHGDMSQSQRDRVMTKFKNGTIDILVATDVAARGLDVDDVDVVVNFDVPQNDEYYVHRIGRTGRAGRSGKAFTFVIGRDIYKLKDIQRYANTKILRREIPSLLDVEETRINLLLEKVKQVVDDGGLGKYNQWIERLMEEEYTSLDLAAALLKIVLGKDGEQEQPESSELDIESTGGDSGMARLFINIGRNQKIRAKDIVGAIAGETGMPGKLIGSIDIYDKFTFVEVPAEYAVDVLNTMKNNQIKGKKINIEPANKK; encoded by the coding sequence ATGTCACAAATGAAATTTGAAGAACTAAATTTATCCAAGGAACTGCTCAGAGCCATAAATGATATGGGTTTTGAGGAAGCCACACCAATTCAGTCCCAAGCAATTCCCTATATTTACGAAGGAAGAGATGTCATAGGCCAAGCTCAGACCGGCACAGGTAAAACTGCAGCTTTCGGGTTGCCGATATTGGATATGATAGACACTGATGACAAAAATCAGCAGGCGATTATCCTTTGTCCAACCAGGGAACTGGCCATTCAGGTGGCCGAAGAGCTAAAAGCCCTTTCTAAATATAAAGAAGGAATGAAGATTTTGCCTGTTTATGGTGGTCAGCCAATAGAAAGGCAAATCCACGCTTTAAAAAGGGGTGTTCAGATTATCATAGGAACCCCCGGCAGAGTTATGGACCATATGAGAAGGCATACGCTGAAACTGCAAAATACAAAGATAGTAGTTTTGGATGAAGCGGATGAAATGCTGGACATGGGTTTTAGGGAAGATATTGAAAAAATTCTGGAAGATACCCCAAAGGCAAGACAAACTTTAATGTTTTCCGCAACTATACCTAAACCTATTTTAGAACTTGCCGAAAGATACCTGAATAATCCCCAACTTATAAAAGTAGTGCATAAAGAGCTTACGGTTCCCAGCGTTGAACAGTACTACTTTGAGGTTAAGGAAAGAGATAAGGTTGAAGCCTTATCACGCCTAATTGACTTTTATAATCCGAATTTAGCTCTAGTGTTTTGCAACACCAAGAAACGTGTTGATGAGCTGATGGAGCAGCTGCAGGCCAGAGGATATTCTGCTGACGGATTACACGGCGACATGTCACAGTCTCAACGGGACAGGGTTATGACCAAATTCAAAAATGGTACAATCGATATCCTGGTAGCTACAGATGTTGCAGCCAGAGGGCTGGATGTAGATGATGTAGATGTTGTAGTTAACTTTGATGTGCCGCAAAACGATGAATACTATGTGCATAGAATAGGCCGGACAGGCCGAGCAGGAAGGTCCGGGAAAGCTTTTACCTTTGTAATAGGAAGAGATATTTACAAATTAAAGGATATACAAAGATATGCCAATACCAAGATACTTCGCCGAGAGATACCGTCGCTTCTTGATGTAGAAGAAACTCGAATAAATCTGCTTCTTGAGAAAGTAAAGCAGGTAGTGGACGATGGAGGCCTTGGCAAGTATAATCAATGGATTGAAAGGCTTATGGAGGAGGAATATACATCCTTGGATCTCGCTGCTGCCTTGCTAAAAATAGTACTTGGCAAGGACGGTGAACAAGAACAGCCTGAGAGCTCAGAATTGGATATAGAAAGCACCGGAGGAGATTCGGGGATGGCTAGACTCTTTATAAATATCGGTAGAAATCAAAAGATAAGAGCAAAGGATATAGTGGGGGCCATTGCCGGAGAAACCGGTATGCCGGGAAAACTCATAGGCAGTATTGATATCTATGATAAATTTACCTTTGTTGAGGTACCTGCAGAATATGCAGTAGATGTCCTCAATACTATGAAGAATAATCAAATTAAGGGTAAAAAAATAAATATAGAACCAGCTAATAAGAAATAA
- a CDS encoding type II toxin-antitoxin system Phd/YefM family antitoxin — protein sequence MEIEDRVQTQPMEFYNMSDFLQGQSSKLITRLSEDEKIAFVLKNGKPVAILMSNDRYERLLKAGIRRFAKL from the coding sequence ATGGAGATTGAAGATAGAGTGCAAACACAGCCTATGGAATTTTATAATATGTCGGATTTTTTGCAGGGACAATCTTCGAAGTTAATCACTAGATTGTCAGAAGATGAAAAGATTGCTTTTGTATTAAAAAACGGGAAGCCTGTTGCTATATTGATGTCCAACGATCGATATGAAAGGCTCTTGAAGGCGGGAATTAGAAGGTTTGCAAAATTATAG
- a CDS encoding PTS mannose/fructose/sorbose/N-acetylgalactosamine transporter subunit IIC — MSVLQSFLVALVYYLANSPWPFGGMGNYAILYRPLVNGFVVGLILGDPVKGTIIGATINLMYIGFISAGGSMPSDMSLAGILGTALAITGGMDVNTAVAIAVPLGLLGSIVWVGRMTINTAFVPLAEKYADEGKPEKVWIVNVLLPQALLFVMTFIPCFLAVYFGGTYIQDAINALGGETLRILSIIGGMLPAVGIGMILLTIFKGEAKVFFFLGFLLAAYFKVAILPLCLISLCVTIIYMQLKEKGGATNNG, encoded by the coding sequence ATGAGTGTTCTTCAGTCTTTTTTAGTAGCACTTGTCTATTACTTAGCAAATAGCCCATGGCCTTTTGGAGGTATGGGAAACTATGCAATACTATATCGCCCTTTAGTTAACGGATTTGTTGTTGGACTGATTTTAGGTGACCCTGTAAAAGGTACGATAATCGGTGCAACTATTAACCTCATGTATATTGGATTTATCAGTGCAGGCGGTTCAATGCCAAGTGATATGTCACTTGCAGGTATATTGGGTACGGCTCTGGCCATTACAGGGGGTATGGATGTAAATACAGCTGTAGCAATTGCAGTACCTTTAGGATTGCTTGGCTCTATTGTTTGGGTTGGCCGTATGACAATCAACACCGCATTTGTTCCTTTGGCCGAAAAATATGCGGACGAAGGTAAACCGGAAAAGGTCTGGATAGTGAACGTCTTGCTACCCCAAGCACTGCTATTTGTCATGACCTTTATACCGTGCTTTTTAGCGGTTTATTTTGGCGGTACATATATACAGGATGCAATTAATGCTTTAGGCGGAGAAACCCTCAGAATTCTGAGCATTATTGGCGGTATGTTGCCGGCAGTCGGAATTGGAATGATCTTGCTGACTATTTTCAAAGGTGAAGCAAAAGTTTTCTTTTTCCTGGGATTTCTATTGGCTGCCTACTTTAAAGTTGCTATATTACCGTTATGCCTAATCTCTCTTTGTGTAACTATTATTTATATGCAACTTAAAGAAAAAGGAGGTGCTACCAATAATGGATAA
- a CDS encoding HigA family addiction module antitoxin: protein MAKNMSGLSREFIIHPGETLKEILEDRGMSQKELALRTGVTESHVSSVVNCQKDISVSYAKKLEYALDIDASFWINLQGNYDKELADFEDVNKISDEEFRILKHLNGIIKHLKQIGLLEQKLQGPMLVIQLRKFLNVSSLIRIPELSQAGAYRLATETKVDPYVLFTWLRMCDLITDNQQIEQKLDVSKLKEKIPPIKELMFEDVVKIQPRLKSYLAECGIRFSIVKHFRGAPVQGVIKKNSDGTLSLLMTTRRKFADIFWFTFFHEIGHIIHGDIEDKLIDYEFIKNEAEDRANKFAENILIEAEGYSAFIEKGDFSLPSIKRFSVEQNIPTYVLIGRLQKDGHVRYYQYRGEKVKYVMEEG, encoded by the coding sequence ATGGCCAAAAACATGAGTGGCTTATCCCGTGAATTTATTATTCATCCCGGCGAGACTTTAAAAGAAATTCTTGAGGATCGGGGGATGAGTCAGAAAGAATTGGCTTTAAGAACTGGCGTAACAGAATCACATGTTAGTAGTGTGGTTAATTGCCAAAAAGACATCTCGGTTAGTTATGCCAAAAAACTGGAATATGCCTTAGATATTGATGCTAGTTTTTGGATTAATTTACAGGGCAACTATGATAAAGAGTTGGCTGATTTTGAGGATGTTAATAAGATTTCAGATGAGGAGTTTCGGATTCTTAAGCACTTAAATGGTATTATAAAACACCTTAAACAAATAGGGCTATTGGAACAAAAATTACAGGGGCCGATGCTTGTCATTCAGCTGAGGAAGTTCTTAAATGTCAGTAGCTTGATACGGATACCGGAGCTTTCACAAGCTGGGGCTTACCGTCTGGCAACGGAAACCAAGGTGGATCCGTATGTTTTGTTTACATGGCTTAGAATGTGTGACTTGATAACAGATAATCAGCAAATTGAGCAGAAGTTGGATGTTAGCAAACTAAAAGAGAAAATTCCTCCAATAAAAGAGTTAATGTTTGAAGATGTGGTTAAGATTCAACCCCGGCTAAAATCCTATTTGGCTGAATGCGGAATCAGGTTTTCCATTGTCAAGCATTTTCGAGGTGCTCCCGTGCAAGGTGTGATTAAAAAGAACAGTGATGGCACCTTAAGTCTGCTCATGACTACAAGACGTAAGTTTGCTGATATTTTCTGGTTCACGTTTTTTCACGAAATCGGGCATATCATTCACGGGGATATCGAAGATAAATTGATTGACTATGAATTTATAAAAAATGAGGCAGAGGATAGGGCTAATAAATTTGCCGAGAACATTTTGATTGAAGCGGAAGGATATAGTGCTTTTATAGAAAAAGGAGATTTTTCGCTGCCTTCTATTAAAAGGTTTTCAGTTGAACAGAATATCCCAACCTATGTTTTAATCGGTAGGTTACAAAAAGATGGGCACGTTAGGTACTATCAATACCGGGGGGAAAAGGTAAAATATGTAATGGAGGAAGGTTAA
- a CDS encoding sugar-binding transcriptional regulator, translated as MLDKTDYTMLYRVAKYYYKDNLSQSEIAQIEHVSRPHISRLLDKAREFGIVQIKVVPPDELQVSKIGKTLQKELGLNKVIMAPIPAAISQDSKKLSISIATIAARNLPDMIKDCSKVGIGWGFTMYQTSLQLAYCDSCKNVTFIPLIGLSGVDNPYLQINAILDRFAEKFDADSFYTNIPAVRENDSELPQIEKERYAQLQQYWNKLDAAIIGLGVPPNVGKFLISEVSSEYKEMMANSNTIGDILCQFFYPDGSVIDFKSHYEQFSFPIHKLRDIKKVICLAGGPAKVDGIITAARNGFYNILVTDSITANLILKRL; from the coding sequence ATGCTGGACAAGACAGATTATACAATGCTTTATCGTGTTGCTAAATACTATTACAAGGATAATCTATCACAAAGTGAAATAGCACAGATAGAACATGTATCGCGCCCTCATATTTCAAGATTACTCGATAAAGCTCGTGAATTTGGAATAGTTCAAATAAAAGTCGTTCCACCTGATGAATTACAGGTTTCGAAAATTGGAAAGACGCTACAGAAAGAGCTTGGGTTAAATAAGGTGATCATGGCTCCAATACCGGCAGCAATCAGCCAAGATAGTAAAAAGCTTTCTATAAGTATAGCTACCATTGCTGCCAGAAATCTTCCTGACATGATTAAAGATTGCAGCAAAGTGGGAATAGGATGGGGCTTTACAATGTATCAGACTTCACTACAGCTTGCCTATTGTGACAGCTGTAAAAATGTAACATTCATTCCCTTGATAGGCCTCTCAGGTGTAGACAATCCATATCTTCAGATCAATGCAATCTTAGATCGCTTTGCAGAAAAATTTGATGCAGATAGTTTCTATACCAATATTCCCGCAGTCAGAGAAAACGATAGTGAATTACCTCAGATTGAAAAAGAACGCTATGCTCAACTTCAACAATATTGGAATAAACTTGATGCTGCCATTATAGGGTTAGGAGTTCCTCCAAATGTTGGTAAATTCCTTATAAGTGAGGTGTCTAGTGAATATAAGGAAATGATGGCTAATAGCAATACAATTGGAGATATATTATGTCAGTTCTTTTACCCAGATGGCTCAGTAATTGATTTTAAATCACATTATGAACAATTCTCTTTTCCAATTCACAAACTCAGAGATATTAAAAAAGTAATATGTTTGGCAGGAGGGCCCGCTAAGGTGGACGGAATTATTACAGCAGCCCGGAACGGCTTTTATAACATACTTGTAACTGACAGCATAACAGCAAATCTGATTTTGAAACGGTTATAG
- a CDS encoding PTS system mannose/fructose/sorbose family transporter subunit IID translates to MDNEEQYLLKKKDLRTAWLNWMYYFQSCYNYERMQGIGFLHSMSPIIKRLYDNDPEERKNAMRRHTQFFNTENALGSAVIGLTAAMEEQKKKGAELDDEAFTAIKTGLMGPLAGVGDPLWQGVVIPLLLVFFTGLAIEGNVIAPIFYSGIFFALYYGVGYWLLNLGYYKGSETILDLMESGVINKVITGAGILGNAVIGGLVANYVSVSTAIRFEQAEGQIFDLQTSLFDQIMPGMLPLALTMSCYFLLKKGVSSVKVILIIAAVGVIGGLTGIL, encoded by the coding sequence ATGGATAATGAAGAACAATATTTGTTAAAAAAGAAGGACTTAAGAACAGCGTGGCTTAATTGGATGTACTATTTCCAATCGTGCTACAATTATGAGCGCATGCAGGGCATTGGTTTCCTACATTCAATGTCACCGATCATAAAGCGGCTTTACGATAATGACCCTGAAGAAAGAAAAAATGCAATGCGGCGTCATACACAATTCTTTAATACGGAAAATGCCTTAGGTTCGGCAGTTATAGGCCTTACGGCAGCCATGGAAGAGCAAAAGAAGAAGGGTGCAGAATTGGATGATGAAGCATTTACTGCCATTAAAACCGGATTGATGGGGCCATTAGCCGGTGTCGGAGACCCACTGTGGCAGGGTGTTGTTATACCACTGCTGTTAGTTTTCTTTACAGGCCTTGCCATAGAAGGTAACGTTATTGCACCTATTTTTTACTCAGGCATTTTCTTTGCATTGTATTATGGTGTTGGATATTGGTTGCTGAATCTTGGATACTACAAAGGCAGTGAAACTATATTAGATTTGATGGAAAGCGGAGTCATCAATAAAGTTATTACTGGGGCTGGAATTCTTGGCAATGCAGTCATTGGCGGACTTGTGGCAAATTACGTTTCGGTAAGTACCGCTATTCGGTTTGAGCAGGCTGAAGGCCAGATTTTTGATTTACAAACCTCACTGTTTGACCAAATAATGCCTGGCATGCTGCCACTGGCATTAACGATGTCATGCTACTTTTTGCTAAAAAAAGGAGTTTCCTCAGTGAAAGTTATTCTTATTATTGCAGCAGTAGGTGTTATTGGCGGGTTGACAGGTATTTTGTAA
- a CDS encoding PTS sugar transporter subunit IIA codes for MVEIIMVSHGDYAKSMLESAQMIVGEQDHVHTFGLHLGDDVDELREQLTEAIEKAQRNGELLVLTDMFSGSPFNITYSLMQYYSFRHITGVNLPLLLEILTSRESVGVDELCKMILDKGKETIIDVNKFLEEMN; via the coding sequence ATGGTAGAAATTATAATGGTTTCTCATGGAGATTATGCCAAGTCTATGTTAGAAAGTGCTCAAATGATTGTAGGGGAGCAGGACCATGTTCATACATTTGGCTTACATTTAGGTGACGATGTAGATGAGCTGCGGGAACAACTAACAGAGGCTATCGAAAAGGCACAGAGAAACGGTGAGCTTCTGGTTCTAACGGATATGTTTTCTGGAAGCCCGTTTAACATTACATATTCATTGATGCAGTATTATTCGTTTCGCCACATTACAGGTGTAAATTTGCCATTATTATTGGAAATATTGACATCCCGAGAATCTGTCGGTGTGGATGAGTTATGTAAAATGATTTTAGATAAGGGAAAAGAAACGATAATTGATGTAAATAAATTTTTAGAGGAGATGAATTAG
- a CDS encoding class II fructose-bisphosphate aldolase has translation MLVRITEMLKYAKKEGYAVPALAAVDELTSRAAIEAAERMKSPVILLCMENGNKDLCYFGKMINDFAIRAQIPVALVYDHTTSFESAIKGIRAGFNCIMVDRSQIPYKENVAQVKELVRIAHAANVEVESELGHVGMEGSDAQDSECALTVPDEALKFVEETDVDCLAVAIGTSHGVYKGKPKLRFDLLEKIAQKVTVPLVLHGGSGTGDENLAKTCRKGICKVNIVNDLYRSAYNALISDGMEGNRIYNLFPVLSKGYIETAMHFMKVLGSAGKAI, from the coding sequence ATGTTAGTAAGAATAACAGAAATGTTAAAGTATGCCAAAAAAGAAGGTTATGCAGTACCAGCCTTAGCTGCAGTTGATGAATTGACGAGCCGAGCCGCCATAGAAGCTGCCGAACGGATGAAGTCCCCTGTAATTCTCCTTTGCATGGAAAACGGCAACAAAGATTTGTGTTATTTTGGGAAGATGATTAATGACTTTGCCATTAGAGCCCAAATTCCGGTAGCATTGGTTTATGATCATACTACGAGTTTTGAATCTGCTATCAAAGGTATCAGAGCTGGCTTTAATTGCATCATGGTAGACCGTTCACAGATTCCTTATAAAGAAAATGTTGCTCAGGTTAAAGAACTTGTCAGAATTGCTCATGCTGCAAATGTAGAGGTTGAGAGTGAATTAGGGCATGTTGGCATGGAGGGTAGTGATGCACAAGACAGTGAATGTGCTCTTACTGTACCTGATGAGGCATTAAAATTTGTTGAGGAAACCGATGTGGACTGTTTAGCAGTTGCTATAGGAACATCTCATGGTGTATATAAAGGTAAACCTAAATTGCGCTTTGATTTATTGGAAAAAATAGCACAGAAAGTCACAGTTCCTTTAGTGCTTCATGGAGGCTCAGGCACCGGAGACGAAAATCTTGCTAAAACGTGTAGAAAGGGTATCTGCAAAGTCAATATAGTAAATGATTTATATCGAAGTGCATATAATGCATTGATATCAGATGGAATGGAAGGCAACAGAATATATAATCTGTTTCCGGTATTATCCAAAGGCTATATAGAAACAGCGATGCATTTTATGAAAGTTTTAGGGAGTGCGGGGAAAGCCATTTAA